A stretch of the Aphis gossypii isolate Hap1 chromosome 2, ASM2018417v2, whole genome shotgun sequence genome encodes the following:
- the LOC114129045 gene encoding uncharacterized protein LOC114129045 isoform X1, which translates to MESSAILQLHYLLFRIRRLAGSNIVGKFTQSVRRIVQDVKDEGTASGQTKEEVIETNERLRAVRIRLEESYDTAKKSLITLMTKYTESKSTRNVFQRYNLLKAMIKEVIRLETQYWTLVEIPKQEKQETVPSFVLRACGIVEKSQKSGEGVKSTAKLAEEDEKKRERIDRLCDMTTAQIEAENTQMTNDLYRLLKKYTGLRNLIRELKVEYVNSKVYPIFPRYNILKDLIKDIMHHQEYMEVCHEVDAV; encoded by the exons ctGGTTCGAACATAGTGGGCAAGTTTACTCAGAGTGTCAGACGAATAGTACAAGACGTCAAGGACGAAGGCACTGCTA gtGGTCAGACTAAAGAAGAAGTCATAGAAACAAATGAAAGATTGAGAGCAGTACGAATTCGTTTAGAGGAATCTTATGATACGGCTAAAAAGTCACTCATTACACTAATGACTAAGTACACAGAGAGTAAGTCAACACGAAATGTCTTCCAAAGGTACAATCTTCTGAAAGCCATGATTAAG gAAGTTATACGATTGGAAACACAATATTGGACATTGGTCGAGATACCCAAACAAGAGAAACAAGAAACGGTACCATCATTTGTGCTAAGAGCGTGTGGGATTGTGGAAAAATCGCAAAAGTCGGGTGAAGGTGTCAAGTCTACGGCTAAACTAGCTGAAGAAGATGAAAAGAAACGAGAACGTATTGATAGACTTTGTG ACATGACGACGGCTCAAATTGAAGCAGAGAATACACAAATGACAAATGACCTTTACCGATTGTTAAAGAAATACACTGGTCTAAGAAATCTTATAAGAGAACTgaag GTAGAATATGTCAACTCAAAAGTGTACCCGATATTTCCACGTTACAATATACTGAAAGACTTAATAAAGGACATCATGCATCATCAGGAATACATGGAAGTCTGCCACGAAGTTGATGCTGTATAA
- the LOC114129045 gene encoding uncharacterized protein LOC114129045 isoform X2, with translation MGKGDKKPTSQNSAGSNIVGKFTQSVRRIVQDVKDEGTASGQTKEEVIETNERLRAVRIRLEESYDTAKKSLITLMTKYTESKSTRNVFQRYNLLKAMIKEVIRLETQYWTLVEIPKQEKQETVPSFVLRACGIVEKSQKSGEGVKSTAKLAEEDEKKRERIDRLCDMTTAQIEAENTQMTNDLYRLLKKYTGLRNLIRELKVEYVNSKVYPIFPRYNILKDLIKDIMHHQEYMEVCHEVDAV, from the exons ctGGTTCGAACATAGTGGGCAAGTTTACTCAGAGTGTCAGACGAATAGTACAAGACGTCAAGGACGAAGGCACTGCTA gtGGTCAGACTAAAGAAGAAGTCATAGAAACAAATGAAAGATTGAGAGCAGTACGAATTCGTTTAGAGGAATCTTATGATACGGCTAAAAAGTCACTCATTACACTAATGACTAAGTACACAGAGAGTAAGTCAACACGAAATGTCTTCCAAAGGTACAATCTTCTGAAAGCCATGATTAAG gAAGTTATACGATTGGAAACACAATATTGGACATTGGTCGAGATACCCAAACAAGAGAAACAAGAAACGGTACCATCATTTGTGCTAAGAGCGTGTGGGATTGTGGAAAAATCGCAAAAGTCGGGTGAAGGTGTCAAGTCTACGGCTAAACTAGCTGAAGAAGATGAAAAGAAACGAGAACGTATTGATAGACTTTGTG ACATGACGACGGCTCAAATTGAAGCAGAGAATACACAAATGACAAATGACCTTTACCGATTGTTAAAGAAATACACTGGTCTAAGAAATCTTATAAGAGAACTgaag GTAGAATATGTCAACTCAAAAGTGTACCCGATATTTCCACGTTACAATATACTGAAAGACTTAATAAAGGACATCATGCATCATCAGGAATACATGGAAGTCTGCCACGAAGTTGATGCTGTATAA